One window of the Cumulibacter manganitolerans genome contains the following:
- a CDS encoding HRDC domain-containing protein, whose protein sequence is MTSPPDGAADDDAPDPTGEVPEPTPLLTPRGGVPRVVTSADDVPALAERFAAGHGPVAIDAERASGFRYSARAQLVQIHRRGAGIALIDPIATGDLSALGRALDGVEWVLHAAIADLACLAEIGLRPDRLFDTELGGRLAGFERVSLGTMTENLLGYRLAKGHSAADWSTRPLPEDFLVYAALDVDILLDLRDEVEAVLREQGKLGWAHEEFEAVRTAPPAPPRLDPWRRTTGLQQVKTRRGMAVVQALWESRDALGRETDIAPGRLLPDRSISEAGVVLPKTLQEMLEISGFTRRNVVKHRRRWFAAIESALRLPERRLPRKNAPLDPNAGPSRWMGKDNDVADRYALAREVVLEASERLQIPPENLVPPNAVRSLAWTPPPVADERAVAAQLREFGARDWQVEQLARPLARALAAFVPRNASAS, encoded by the coding sequence GTGACCTCGCCGCCGGACGGCGCGGCGGACGACGACGCACCCGACCCGACCGGGGAGGTCCCCGAGCCCACGCCGTTGCTCACTCCGCGTGGTGGCGTACCGCGGGTGGTGACGTCGGCGGACGACGTGCCGGCGCTGGCCGAGCGGTTCGCCGCCGGGCACGGCCCGGTCGCGATCGACGCCGAGCGGGCCTCGGGCTTCCGCTACAGCGCACGTGCGCAGCTGGTCCAGATCCATCGGCGCGGGGCCGGCATCGCGCTGATCGACCCCATCGCGACCGGTGACCTCTCCGCGCTCGGTCGCGCCCTCGACGGCGTGGAGTGGGTGCTGCACGCCGCGATCGCCGACCTCGCCTGCCTCGCAGAGATCGGTCTGCGCCCGGACCGGTTGTTCGATACCGAGCTCGGCGGCCGGCTGGCCGGGTTCGAGCGGGTGTCCCTGGGCACGATGACGGAGAACCTGCTCGGATACCGGCTGGCGAAGGGCCACTCGGCGGCCGACTGGAGCACGCGACCGCTGCCCGAGGACTTCCTGGTCTACGCGGCGCTCGACGTCGACATCCTGCTGGACCTGCGCGACGAGGTGGAGGCGGTGCTGCGCGAGCAGGGCAAGCTCGGCTGGGCCCACGAGGAGTTCGAGGCGGTGCGCACCGCTCCCCCCGCGCCGCCGCGGCTCGACCCGTGGCGGCGCACCACCGGCCTGCAGCAGGTAAAGACCCGGCGCGGCATGGCCGTCGTGCAGGCGCTGTGGGAGTCCCGCGACGCGCTCGGCCGGGAGACCGACATCGCGCCCGGCCGGCTGCTGCCGGACCGCTCGATCAGCGAGGCCGGGGTCGTGCTGCCGAAGACCCTGCAGGAGATGCTGGAGATCAGCGGGTTCACCCGACGCAACGTGGTCAAGCACCGGCGGCGTTGGTTCGCGGCCATCGAGAGCGCCCTCCGGCTGCCGGAGCGGCGGCTGCCGCGCAAGAACGCCCCGCTCGACCCCAACGCCGGCCCGTCCCGCTGGATGGGCAAGGACAACGACGTCGCGGATCGCTACGCGCTGGCCCGCGAGGTCGTGCTCGAGGCCTCCGAGCGGCTGCAGATCCCCCCGGAGAACCTGGTGCCGCCCAACGCGGTGCGCTCCCTGGCGTGGACACCGCCGCCGGTCGCCGACGAGCGGGCCGTCGCTGCCCAGCTCCGCGAGTTCGGGGCACGGGACTGGCAGGTGGAGCAGCTGGCTCGGCCCCTCGCACGCGCGCTGGCCGCGTTCGTGCCGCGTAACGCCTCCGCCTCCTAG